The following are encoded together in the Pan troglodytes isolate AG18354 chromosome 6, NHGRI_mPanTro3-v2.0_pri, whole genome shotgun sequence genome:
- the COPS6 gene encoding COP9 signalosome complex subunit 6 has product MAAAAAAAAATNGTGGSSGMEVDAAVVPSVMACGVTGSVSVALHPLVILNISDHWIRMRSQEGRPVQVIGALIGKQEGRNIEVMNSFELLSHTVEEKIIIDKEYYYTKEEQFKQVFKELEFLGWYTTGGPPDPSDIHVHKQVCEIIESPLFLKLNPMTKHTDLPVSVFESVIDIINGEATMLFAELTYTLATEEAERIGVDHVARMTATGSGENSTVAEHLIAQHSAIKMLHSRVKLILEYVKASEAGEVPFNHEILREAYALCHCLPVLSTDKFKTDFYDQCNDVGLMAYLGTITKTCNTMNQFVNKFNVLYDRQGIGRRMRGLFF; this is encoded by the exons atggcggcggcggcggcggctgctgcAGCTACGAACGGGACCGGAGGAAGCAGCGGGATGGAGGTGGATGCAGCAG TAGTCCCCAGCGTGATGGCCTGTGGAGTGACTGGGAGTGTTTCCGTCGCTCTCCATCCCCTTGTCATTCTCAACATCTCAGACCACTGGATCCGCATGCGCTCCCAGGAGGGGCGGCCTGTGCAGG TGATTGGGGCTCTGATTGGCAAGCAGGAGGGCCGAAATATCGAGGTGATGAACTCCTTTGAGCTGCTGTCCCACACCGTGGAAGAGAAGATTATCATTGACAAGGAATATTATTACACCAAGGAGGAGCAGT TTAAACAGGTGTTCAAGGAGCTGGAGTTTCTGGGTTGGTATACCACAGGGGGGCCACCTGACCCCTCGGACATCCACGTCCATAAGCAG GTGTGTGAGATCATCGAGAGCCCCCTGTTTCTGAAGTTGAACCCTATGACCAAGCACACAGAT CTTCCTGTCAGCGTTTTTGAGTCTGTCATTGATATAATCAATGGAGAG GCCACAATGCTGTTTGCTGAGCTGACCTACACTCTGGCCACAGAGGAAGCGGAACGCATTGGTGTAGACCACGTAGCCCGAATGACAGCAACAGGCAGTGGAGAGAACTCCACTG TGGCTGAACACCTGATAGCACAGCACAGTGCCATCAAGATGCTGCACAGCCGCGTCAAGCTCATCTTGGAGTACGTCAAGGCCTCTGAAGCGG GAGAGGTCCCCTTTAATCATGAGATCTTGCGGGAGGCCTATGCTCTGTGTCACTGTCTCCCGGTGCTCAGCACAGACAAGTTCAAGACAGATTTTTATGAT CAATGCAACGACGTGGGGCTCATGGCCTACCTCGGCACCATCACCAAAACGTGCAACACCATGAACCAGTTTGTGAACAAGTTCAATGTCCTCTACGACCGACAAGGCATCGGCAGGCGAATGCGCGGGCTCTTCTTCTGA